Genomic DNA from Chitinophaga lutea:
CGCATAGGTGAAGTTGCCGCGCAGGCCCAGGTACCAGTCTTTCGTGATGTTGGCGTTGTAATCCAGCGTAACGTCGAGCGAGCGGGAATTGGCGCGGCCTACGTTCGCCTGTGGCGTTTCGCCCTGCAGGCCCATCGATTTGGGGATGGATGCGCGGGGCATCAGGATGTTGTACCGCGATTCGATGAAGTATTCCACGATCGCGTCGAACTTGCCGAAGAGGCTGAATTCCACGCCGAAGGTGGAGTTTTTGGCCGTTTCCCAGGTGATGGCGCGGTTATCGTACCGGCTGATGGCAATACCGTTGCGGTAATACCCGCCGTCGGTGCCGAAGCGGGCGCCTTTGGCGGCGGCGTCCATGTTTACGTTGGACAGGTAGAAGAAACGCTCTTCCTCGTTGCCGATGGCGTCGTTACCCACCAGGCCGTAGTTGGCGCGGAGCTTCAGTTTGCTCACCACGCGGCGGTACGGCTCGAAGTAGTCTTCGTTGCTCACCAGCCAGGCCGCGCCGATGGTGGGGAAGAAGCCGAAACGCTCCGTTTTGTAGAAACGTTCGGAGCCGTTGTAACCGAAGTTGGCTTCGAGGAAATAACGGTTGTCGTACGCATAGGTGAAGCGGCCGCTGAGCCCCAGGTTGCGCGCCGGCAGCGAACGCTGCAGGTTGGCGGTGGTGGTGCCGTCGAGTCTATTGCGGGCGATGAAAATCAGCATGCCCGCCACGTTGTGCTTGCTGTTGAAAGAATGGCTGTAATCCACGGCCGATTCCACATAGAAGGTGGCGTGCACGTTTTTGGCGCCAGGCTCCCAGCTCAGGTAGTCGGAGCCGGTTTCCGGGTTGATGTTGTAGATCTTATAGGTATTGCTCGGGCGGTCGTAGCTGCCTACGGTGTAGAGGAACGGCCGGTAGGCGCGCACAACGTCGAACGACGCGGAGCGGTTGGTGTTCATCATCGCCCGGAAGGAGAGGCCCTTGGCCAGGAAGTCGAGGTTCTGTTTCAACTCGAACTGCGCCAGCATCAGCGAACGGCTCGATTCCCTGTAGCCGCGCACCATGTCCGCATACGGGTTGAGGTGCTGGCCTTCGTCCGCATTCCCGAACATGATGTGGTTGGTGAACTCGTGGTCCTTATCTACGGGATAATAAGCCGGGAATTTCACCTGGTTGGAGCGCATCACCTTGGCATAGGTGATCTCGCCCCCGTCTATCGGTCCGTTGTAGTCGTCGAAGGTACCGTGCAGCCGCACCATGGCGCTGGTGGTTTTGGTGATCTTCAGGTTGACGTTGGAACGGAGGGTATATGTTTTAAGATCGATGTTGTTGTTGAAGTTGGTGCGTTTATCCACGTTCAGCATGCCGTTGTCTTTATTGAGGCTGCCGGACACGTAATAGGTGGCGATCTGCCCGCCGCCGCTTACGCTGAAGTTGCCGCGCTGGTTCATGGTGCGTTCCTTGAACAGCATATTGCGCCAGTCCGTTTGCGGGAACACCACCGGGTTGAGGCCGCTGATGGTGTTATCGATCTTGCTTTGCGGATAAGGCTGCACGCCCAGCGGGTTACGTGTGAGCACCGCTTCGTTGTTCAGTTTCATATACGTCACCGGGTCTGCCAGTTCCACGTTGCGGGTGGGCGCGGAAACGGAGTTCTCCAGGCGGATGTTCAGCCTGGGTTTGCCTTCTTTCCCTTCCTTGGTGGTGACGAGAATAACGCCGTTGGCGCCGCGGGCGCCGTAGAGGGCGTTGGCGGTGGCGTCTTTCATGATGGAGAAGCTGGCGATATCGTCCGGTTGCAGGCGGGCGAGCTCGGTGGTTGTATATTCGATACCGTCGATGAGAATGAGCGGATCCTTTTTGTACCCGAACGTGGTGGCGCCGCGGATGAAAAATTCCGCGTTGTCCATGCCCGGCTCGCCGCTGCGCTGGTAAGCGATAACGCCCGCGATGCGGCCGGCCAGCGCCGTCGTCAGGTTGCTCGAGGGCACCTTCAGCTCGGCCGGGTTGATGGTGGTGATGGAGCCCACCACCGATTCTTTTTTCTGTTTGCCGAACGCCACCACCACGGTTTCACCCAGCTGGTTGTTAGCGGGGGCCAATGATACGTTGATCACGCTCCGGCCGTTAATGGGCACTTCTTTGGATGTGAAGCCGATCATGCTGTAGATAAGCACTACCGCATTGTCCGGCACCTCCAGTATGTACTTGCCGTTGATGTCGGTGGTAGTGCCGATACTGGGCATGCCTTTTACCAGGATGGTAACGCCGGGCATGGCGGCGCCGGTACTGTCGGAAACCTGGCCGCGAACCTCTTTGTTCAGTTTCAGCATTTCACGTGGAGCGCCTGATACAGGCAGGGAGCGTACTGCGTGGGCAGGGGAGCCGGCTTTTGCCGCCGGGTGCGGTGCTGCAGCCCGCGCGTGTTGCGTAACGGGCAATAAAAGGCCCATCACTCCACAAACGCACATGGTGAGTGTTCTTTTCATTTGTATGTTTTTTCTTGTCTCTAAAATCCCCAGGCGTTTTTCCTCATGGCAGAATGGATCCGGCAACGGCGGAATCATAACGCGGATGCACGTTTACACGGACAAGCGGAATAAAAAAACCTGGAAAATTGTGTGCCTGGTTGTGTGAAATTTTGGTGATTAAAAGGTGACTTCCATAACGTACAATCGGGATACACGACGCTGCAAACAATCACATGTTTGTTTGCAATCGTTTGCAGTACTTTTCAAAAAAATAGACTGCTCACACGTTGCCTTGCATCAACAAATCAGGTCTGGCGAATTGGTAAATAAAGGAGAAACTACAATGCAGCACCGGCCTTTGTATAGGGGCCTTTCTTTCATAACGGAATAAACCAGCGGTCTTTGGTTCGTCTGTGGAATTTCTACTTTGGTTGAAATAAAACGTTTGCATAAAAGTCCTGAAAATATCAAAACTTATCTACCCGGATTTTCACAATTGTTTGTAGTTTTTTACCCGCATCCCGGAGAGGAGAGGGTTTAATCGGCCCTTGTCCATACCGTGGTTCGCCCGAACATCGACACGCCCACATATCCGCGGATGTTCAGCTGCCGGCCGCTGAGCTTCATTTTGCTGCTGTAGGTTTTACCGCTTTTGGGGTCGTAGATTTTGCCGTCGGTCCATTCGCCATCGTCGTATCCGAAGCCGGATAGTATGACGAGGTTCATCAGTCCCCGCTGGCGTAACCCGGCGTCGGCGTTTTTGCTGTCTTTCCGGGGCGTTTTGCCGTCGTCTTCAAACGCGCGGGCTATCCATACAAGTTTCCCGAAGTATTTATCGCCGGAGCGGTAGATCTGCACTTTGGCGTCTTTTTCCTCGTTGAGCCAGTTGCCCACCACGGCATCCGCCTGCTGGGCGAAAGATAACAACGGGAAGGCAGTTAAAAGCAACAGGGCCGCGATCGCTTTTTTCATGGTATTCATTTGCAGGGTTAAAAATGTATACCTGCCGAATATCGCGAAAAATCGCCAATTCTCCCCGAGGGCATATCTTTTTACTTTTTTTTCATACTGCTGACATAAGGCTGTCATTTCTTCTGCGTTACTTTGTATCAGAATAAAAAAAACAACACTCATGCAACCTGAAAACTTAACTGTATCTGCCCCTGGCTCCTCCATCGTTTACCTGACGCGCAACTACGCGAGTTATAATCACTGGGCCAATAAAACCCTCGTCAACTGGCTGCGCACCAAACCCTCGGAGCTTCTTACCAGGGAAGTGCCTTCGAGCTTCCCTACCATCCAGCTCACCCTGCAGCACATCTGGCAAACGCAGCGCTACTGGCTGGGAGTGCTCCGCCAGGAAGAAAACCCGCATGCGGAGCCGTTCAACGGTTCGCTCGAAGAAGTGCTCGACGGCATCGTGGCGCATTCGGAAGAAATGGCGGATTATATCAACGGCCTCGCGGAAGACTTTGTCAGCGCCCCGCTGAAAGTGGTGAACCCCTGGTTCGAATGCAACTTCCCGGGTTTCGACTATGTGGTGCAGGTGATGAACCACAGTACTTATCACCGCGGACAGATCGTGACCATCGGGCGCAACCTCGGATTCACGGATGCACCCATGACGGATTACAACTACTATAACATCTACGGCAAATAATATGTATTTTGGGCGGATAAACTCAATCCCGTCCACAGCATGAAACGGATGCCACATTATTGCAGGACGTTGTTGCTGGCCGCCGCAGGCCTCTTCAACACCATGGCCGCCCTGGCTTTTCAGACAGACACGGTGGAAACCTACAGCGCGGCAATGAAAAAAAATATCAAAGCCGTTGTGATCAAACCGGAAGGCTACAATGCCTCCAAAAATTACCCGGTGGTATACCTGTTGCACGGGTACAGCGACAACTATGCCGGCTGGGTGAAAAAAGCCACCGGTGTGCAGGAAGCGGCGGACCGGTACAACATGCTGATCGTTTGTCCCGACGGGGGCTTCAGCAGCTGGTACTGGGACAGTCCCGCAGATCCGGCCTTTCAATACGAAACCTATGTTTCAAAGGAGCTGGTGGCGTGGGTGGACAGTCATTACAAAACCATCGCCAATCGCAAAGGCAGGGCCATCACCGGTCTCAGTATGGGCGGCCACGGCGCGCTGTACCTGGCGCTCCGGCACCAGGATGTGTTCGGGGCGGCAGGCAGCATGAGCGGCGGGGTAGACATCCGGCCGTTCCCCAATAACTGGGACATGGCCAAACGCCTCGGCACATACGCCCAACAGCCCGCCCGCTGGGAGAGCCATACGGTCATCAATATGCTCCACCTGCTCACGCCCAATGCGCTGGCATTGATCATCGACTGCGGAACGGAGGACTTTTTCTTCAAGGTCAATGAAAAGCTGCACGAAGAACTGCGTTACCGCAACATCCCCCACGATTATTACGTTCGTCCCGGGGCGCATAACTGGGTATACTGGACCGGCGCGGTGCAGCACCAGCTGCTGTTCATGCATAACTATTTCAATGCGAAACCGTAGCCGCGCAACCTCCTGTGAGATACGCGTGCTTCCTCGTCCGGGGTGACTGGAAACCAACTCGCCGGCCCTTTTCAGTGTACAACACGAACACGCAAACGCGTTTGGAACAGATGTGTCATCCTCCTGTGATCCTTCGGTGATCCTATAGCGATCCTATAGCGATTCTCCTACCGTGACCACGACCCTGGCGGATTTGACGGTGTTTGACCGAAGGATCGA
This window encodes:
- a CDS encoding SusC/RagA family TonB-linked outer membrane protein translates to MKRTLTMCVCGVMGLLLPVTQHARAAAPHPAAKAGSPAHAVRSLPVSGAPREMLKLNKEVRGQVSDSTGAAMPGVTILVKGMPSIGTTTDINGKYILEVPDNAVVLIYSMIGFTSKEVPINGRSVINVSLAPANNQLGETVVVAFGKQKKESVVGSITTINPAELKVPSSNLTTALAGRIAGVIAYQRSGEPGMDNAEFFIRGATTFGYKKDPLILIDGIEYTTTELARLQPDDIASFSIMKDATANALYGARGANGVILVTTKEGKEGKPRLNIRLENSVSAPTRNVELADPVTYMKLNNEAVLTRNPLGVQPYPQSKIDNTISGLNPVVFPQTDWRNMLFKERTMNQRGNFSVSGGGQIATYYVSGSLNKDNGMLNVDKRTNFNNNIDLKTYTLRSNVNLKITKTTSAMVRLHGTFDDYNGPIDGGEITYAKVMRSNQVKFPAYYPVDKDHEFTNHIMFGNADEGQHLNPYADMVRGYRESSRSLMLAQFELKQNLDFLAKGLSFRAMMNTNRSASFDVVRAYRPFLYTVGSYDRPSNTYKIYNINPETGSDYLSWEPGAKNVHATFYVESAVDYSHSFNSKHNVAGMLIFIARNRLDGTTTANLQRSLPARNLGLSGRFTYAYDNRYFLEANFGYNGSERFYKTERFGFFPTIGAAWLVSNEDYFEPYRRVVSKLKLRANYGLVGNDAIGNEEERFFYLSNVNMDAAAKGARFGTDGGYYRNGIAISRYDNRAITWETAKNSTFGVEFSLFGKFDAIVEYFIESRYNILMPRASIPKSMGLQGETPQANVGRANSRSLDVTLDYNANITKDWYLGLRGNFTYARNIYEAYEEPMYNEPWRYRKGHSTAQNWGYIAERLFIDDEEVRSSPEQRFGGFITRAGDIKFRDINGDKVIDERDQVPIGFPDRPEIVYGAGLTTKYKGIDFSLFMQGSARSSFWINVGQTSPFSTGAYTVGSRFIPGETQLLKAYADNYWSEENRNLYALWPRLSPQINTNSAQQNTWFMRNGAFLRLKQVELGYSLPAHLNRRLHMQNLRLYVTGTNLFTFSKFKLWDIEMAGRGLGYPVQRVFNIGLQVGF
- a CDS encoding DUF2147 domain-containing protein, coding for MKKAIAALLLLTAFPLLSFAQQADAVVGNWLNEEKDAKVQIYRSGDKYFGKLVWIARAFEDDGKTPRKDSKNADAGLRQRGLMNLVILSGFGYDDGEWTDGKIYDPKSGKTYSSKMKLSGRQLNIRGYVGVSMFGRTTVWTRAD
- a CDS encoding DinB family protein; its protein translation is MQPENLTVSAPGSSIVYLTRNYASYNHWANKTLVNWLRTKPSELLTREVPSSFPTIQLTLQHIWQTQRYWLGVLRQEENPHAEPFNGSLEEVLDGIVAHSEEMADYINGLAEDFVSAPLKVVNPWFECNFPGFDYVVQVMNHSTYHRGQIVTIGRNLGFTDAPMTDYNYYNIYGK
- a CDS encoding alpha/beta hydrolase — its product is MKRMPHYCRTLLLAAAGLFNTMAALAFQTDTVETYSAAMKKNIKAVVIKPEGYNASKNYPVVYLLHGYSDNYAGWVKKATGVQEAADRYNMLIVCPDGGFSSWYWDSPADPAFQYETYVSKELVAWVDSHYKTIANRKGRAITGLSMGGHGALYLALRHQDVFGAAGSMSGGVDIRPFPNNWDMAKRLGTYAQQPARWESHTVINMLHLLTPNALALIIDCGTEDFFFKVNEKLHEELRYRNIPHDYYVRPGAHNWVYWTGAVQHQLLFMHNYFNAKP